A single region of the Apium graveolens cultivar Ventura unplaced genomic scaffold, ASM990537v1 ctg742, whole genome shotgun sequence genome encodes:
- the LOC141704117 gene encoding uncharacterized protein LOC141704117, with protein sequence MARQLSMTFLGKVIEGIWHTGIVVYGTEYYFSGGVQQAAVGTTQYGTPVRVVDIGNMGNMGNLLLLTKMILFFPLRIFHHTLLSPLSISTWKCTRCQSKTQLGFGLKLQLSFTGNVHGIPVSTLEILMLGRAMSTLSSSFFRKFVLLDYSC encoded by the exons ATGGCAAGGCAGTTGTCAATGACTTTTTTGGGTAAAGTTATAGAAGGCATTTG GCATACAGGAATAGTGGTTTATGGCACTGAATACTATTTCAGTGGTGGTGTGCAGCAAGCAGCTGTTGGAACTACACAATATGGAACACCTGTTCGAGTGGTTGATATTGGCAACATGGGCAACATGGGCAATCTCTTGCTTCTCACGAAGATGATCTTGTTTTTCCCTCTCCGGATTTTTCATCACACGCTCTTGTCCCCTCTTTCCATAAG TACATGGAAATGTACAAGATGTCAATCGAAGACCCAGCTGGGTTTTGGTCTGAAATTGCAGCTCAGTTTTACTGGAAATGTACATGGGATCCCAGTGTCTACTCTGGAAATCTTGATGTTAGGAAGGGCAATGTCAACATTAAGTTCTTCCTTTTTTAGAAAATTTGTTTTACTTGATTATTCTTGTTAA
- the LOC141704114 gene encoding cell differentiation protein rcd1-like encodes MLNLPDSLYPDPIQGDNSVMSNGGAPANNNGPCDGASKAIDWPSASVEDLVVLLREPEHREKAISSLTLIKKQGRNQDLALHIWRSISTVFLLLSEVLSIYKSLTPEKLTMKDSSKVCDVLVLFECLATHPQTKMQFLNVQIHCYLYPFLETEETSKPFQYLRLMSLGVIGGLLKEVGDPSTKVAVHCLLESGLFALCLKSIEYGNELSQSTASWIMSRIMMQEQGLQYCCEPANRLCAIMKVFNDVIEKMQDEPSTTVLKNIIQCYVILSDDPRGCLLLRSFIPPILTTAPYIEALRARPVTLKNLQDLFQKLSMGCGPNAEAVGDVAGSSHLDR; translated from the exons ATGTTGAATCTCCCTGACTCTCTTTATCCTGATCCGATACAAGGTGACAACAGTGTTATGTCGAATGGTGGTGCACCTGCTAACAACAATGGTCCCTGTGATGGTGCTAGCAAAGCTATTGATTGGCCTTCTGCTAGTGTAGAGGACTTGGTTGTGTTACTTCGAGAACCTGAGCATCGCGAAAAGGCCATTTCATCTCTTACTCTGATTAAG AAACAGGGAAGAAATCAAGATTTGGCCCTCCACATTTGGCGGTCAATCAGTACAGTTTTCTTACTCCTATCG GAAGTATTATCTATATACAAGTCGTTAACACCTGAGAAACTTACTATGAAAGATTCAAGTAAAGTTTGTGATGTACTTGTTTTGTTTGAG TGCTTGGCCACTCACCCTCAAACGAAGATGCAGTTCCTTAATG TTCAGATACATTGTTACTTGTACCCTTTCTTGGAGACTGAAGAAACGAGCAAGCCTTTCCAGTACCTAAGGCTAATGAGCTTGGGGGTCATTGGTGGTCTTCTGAAGGAG GTAGGCGACCCTTCGACAAAGGTTGCTGTTCACTGTTTGCTTGAATCAGGACTCTTCGCTTTGTGTCTAAAATCCATAGAATATGGAAACGAACTTTCACAATCA ACTGCATCTTGGATAATGTCAAGAATAATGATGCAAGAGCAGGGACTACAGTATTGCTGTGAGCCTGCAAATCGGTTGTGTGCAATCATGAAGGTTTTTAATGACGTAATTGAAAAGATGCAGGATGAACCGTCTACTACAGTTTTGAAGAATATTATTCAATGTTATGTCATACTGTCCGATGATCCAAG GGGTTGTCTCCTCCTGAGAAGCTTCATTCCACCAATACTGACGACTGCCCCATATATTGAAGCCCTTCGT GCACGCCCTGTAACCTTAAAAAATTTGCAAGATTTGTTTCAAAAGCTATCGATGGGATGCGGGCCAAATGCAGAAGCGGTTGGTGATGTTGCAGGTTCCTCACATCTTGATCGCTAA